In a single window of the Lacerta agilis isolate rLacAgi1 chromosome 15, rLacAgi1.pri, whole genome shotgun sequence genome:
- the LOC117060191 gene encoding cytochrome c oxidase subunit 6B1-like, with product MSESIKEKLENYKTAPFDSRFPNQNQTRNCWQNYIDFHRCEKAMKAKGGDPYVCQWYKRVYTSLCPVSWLG from the coding sequence ATGTCTGAAAGCATAAAGGAAAAGCTGGAAAATTACAAAACGGCTCCGTTTGACAGTCGGTTCCCCAATCAAAACCAAACCCGGAACTGCTGGCAGAATTATATTGATTTCCACCGCTGTGAGAAAGCCATGAAAGCCAAGGGAGGAGACCCTTATGTCTGCCAGTGGTACAAAAGAGTGTACACGTCCCTTTGCCCCGTTTCTTGGCTGGGATGA